In Flavobacteriales bacterium, one genomic interval encodes:
- a CDS encoding UDP-3-O-(3-hydroxymyristoyl)glucosamine N-acyltransferase yields the protein MDLTPSSTAKDIAQLLGAEVKGNSDLAVTGINEINRVRAGDLVYVDHPKYYEKALNSAATTILLDKDDIVIPDGKAIIISDDPCRDYNTLIIHFNPRKAWGSIEPLIGRGSEVHSSVVLGSNVRIGVDCLIMPGVVIYENTTIGNNVIIHANTVIGSDPFYYKKRKNGYEKMVPGGSVVIEDDVEIGAQCAIDRGVSAETRIGRGTKIDNHVHIGHDTLIGRNCLFAGHVAISGAVVIEDDVTLWGQAGVPSKLRIGKGATLLGQSAIMNSVEGGKTYLGSPAGEWRQKMREIALIAKLPDLFKKMEG from the coding sequence GTGGACCTTACACCATCCAGTACCGCTAAAGACATCGCTCAATTACTGGGCGCAGAAGTGAAGGGCAATTCGGACCTCGCTGTTACCGGGATCAATGAGATCAACCGCGTACGTGCTGGAGATCTAGTATATGTGGACCACCCCAAGTACTACGAAAAAGCACTGAACAGTGCGGCTACCACCATCTTGTTGGACAAAGATGACATTGTCATACCGGACGGTAAAGCCATTATCATCAGCGATGATCCGTGCCGCGATTACAACACGTTGATCATCCATTTCAACCCGCGTAAAGCGTGGGGAAGTATTGAACCGTTGATCGGAAGAGGTTCCGAGGTGCACTCAAGCGTGGTACTAGGTTCCAATGTGCGCATTGGAGTTGACTGTTTGATCATGCCTGGTGTAGTGATCTATGAGAACACCACGATCGGAAACAACGTGATCATCCATGCGAACACAGTGATCGGATCGGACCCGTTCTATTACAAAAAGCGAAAGAATGGCTATGAAAAGATGGTGCCCGGAGGCAGCGTGGTGATTGAGGATGATGTGGAGATCGGAGCGCAATGTGCCATTGATCGTGGTGTTAGTGCGGAAACACGGATCGGCCGTGGCACCAAGATCGATAACCACGTACACATTGGTCATGATACGCTCATAGGCCGCAATTGCTTGTTCGCTGGTCATGTAGCCATTAGTGGGGCCGTTGTGATCGAAGATGATGTAACGCTTTGGGGCCAAGCAGGCGTACCCAGTAAATTGCGGATAGGCAAAGGCGCCACGCTATTAGGCCAAAGTGCCATCATGAATTCAGTAGAAGGCGGCAAGACCTACCTAGGTAGTCCTGCGGGTGAATGGCGCCAGAAAATGCGGGAGATCGCGTTGATCGCCAAATTGCCGGATCTCTTTAAAAAGATGGAAGGCTGA
- a CDS encoding ABC transporter ATP-binding protein, whose protein sequence is MHVTLHDIAKQYGREIVFRGVDLSLEAGSRTAILGPNGSGKSTLLQIIAGAIIPTQGTILHTLNGTRLEQEQVYTHISIAAPYLGLYEDLSLRQTIAFHARFKPFRQGMAPDALAKLAYLDHALEKPVSHFSSGMKQRLKLALAILSDTPLLLLDEPTSNLDAEAIAWFSQLLRDHADNRTLVVASNRQKVEFELCEGVVEVGSYK, encoded by the coding sequence ATGCACGTCACACTCCACGATATCGCCAAACAATACGGTCGCGAAATTGTATTCCGAGGGGTTGACCTTTCCCTTGAAGCGGGCAGTCGCACAGCGATACTAGGACCGAACGGCAGCGGAAAAAGCACCTTGCTCCAGATCATTGCCGGTGCCATCATTCCCACGCAAGGCACCATTCTACATACTTTGAATGGCACACGGCTAGAGCAGGAACAAGTGTACACTCACATCAGCATTGCAGCACCCTATTTGGGATTATATGAAGACCTAAGCCTGCGCCAGACCATTGCGTTCCACGCGCGTTTCAAACCATTCCGCCAAGGAATGGCCCCGGACGCCCTTGCCAAGCTTGCGTACTTGGACCATGCCCTGGAAAAACCAGTGAGCCACTTCAGCAGTGGCATGAAACAGCGCTTGAAATTGGCCCTTGCGATTTTGAGCGATACCCCCTTATTGCTCTTGGACGAACCCACAAGCAACCTCGATGCCGAAGCCATTGCGTGGTTCAGCCAGCTGCTACGCGACCACGCAGATAACCGCACGTTGGTCGTAGCGAGCAACCGACAAAAAGTTGAATTTGAATTGTGCGAGGGGGTTGTGGAAGTTGGCAGCTACAAGTGA
- the lpxD gene encoding UDP-3-O-(3-hydroxymyristoyl)glucosamine N-acyltransferase: MQFSAGQIADFLQGTVDGDAQILVYDVAKIEEGRTGTLTFLSNPKYTEYLYSTAASIAIVEDRFQPSKPLAKSLTLIRVKDPRAAFAKLLEMHDLQMHNKIGYEQPSYINPKAKLGDDVYVGAFTYISENAVIGNDVKIYPNCFIGDGVIIGSGSRLYAGVKVYAKSAIGANCIIHSGTVIGADGYGFTVTEAGTQEKMAQIGNVIIEDDVEIGANCTIDKATLGSTFIRQGVKLDNLIQIGHNADIGAHTLVVAQTGIAGSTKIGTHCMIGGQVGISGHLNIGNRVKIAAQSGIGSDIADDSVVQGSPAFNIGEYKRSYVVYRNLPDLRKRLELLEKELDALRKAAE; encoded by the coding sequence ATGCAGTTCTCCGCCGGACAGATCGCCGATTTCCTTCAAGGAACAGTGGACGGCGATGCCCAGATCCTGGTATACGATGTGGCCAAGATCGAAGAAGGCAGAACTGGCACGCTTACTTTTCTTTCCAATCCCAAATACACCGAGTATTTGTACTCCACGGCTGCGAGCATAGCCATCGTTGAGGACAGGTTTCAGCCCAGCAAGCCGTTGGCCAAAAGCCTTACGCTCATACGCGTGAAGGACCCGCGCGCTGCTTTCGCGAAGTTGTTGGAGATGCACGATCTGCAGATGCACAACAAGATCGGTTATGAACAACCCAGTTATATCAATCCAAAGGCCAAGTTGGGCGATGACGTCTATGTAGGTGCCTTCACGTATATCTCTGAGAACGCTGTCATTGGCAATGATGTAAAGATCTACCCGAACTGTTTCATCGGTGATGGTGTGATCATCGGATCCGGTTCGCGGCTTTATGCAGGCGTGAAGGTGTATGCCAAGAGCGCGATCGGCGCGAACTGCATCATACACAGTGGCACTGTGATCGGAGCGGATGGATACGGTTTTACTGTAACTGAAGCAGGTACGCAAGAGAAAATGGCCCAGATCGGCAATGTCATCATCGAGGATGACGTGGAGATCGGCGCCAATTGCACCATCGACAAGGCAACACTCGGGTCCACATTCATCCGACAAGGCGTTAAACTGGATAACCTCATTCAGATCGGGCACAACGCGGACATTGGTGCCCACACATTGGTGGTGGCGCAGACCGGGATCGCTGGTAGCACGAAGATCGGCACGCATTGCATGATCGGTGGTCAGGTCGGGATATCGGGCCACCTGAACATTGGTAACCGGGTGAAGATCGCTGCCCAAAGCGGGATCGGATCCGATATTGCGGATGATTCCGTGGTTCAGGGTTCTCCAGCATTCAACATCGGCGAGTACAAACGCAGTTACGTGGTATACCGCAATTTGCCGGATCTCAGAAAGCGGTTGGAGCTTCTGGAGAAGGAACTGGACGCGTTACGCAAGGCGGCGGAATAG
- a CDS encoding PP2C family protein-serine/threonine phosphatase has protein sequence MARLDRIIERLDLKEFQLRALLDVTKAINNNTGREDLLKLYEHSLREELGITRLMLFEFTEGAWSRILAYGTDSGDPDIDVMALFGENNDIQVIGTEHAISLGSFDIAVPVHHQDRPLALLLIGDIDEEEQRMSPAVKHLNFIQTMTNLIVVAMENQRLAKQALQQALAKRELELAAEMQNMLVPRDLPNNERIKAAGWYQPHSEVGGDYYDVISLNEDEVVIAVADVSGKGIAAALLMSNFQANLHASVRHGNDLTAVVNDLNDKVFLSARGERFITLFLGHINLRARRISYVNAGHNAPLVCDADGIRTLQDGSIALGMMPKLPFLNVGEAALPKPATILCYTDGLVEQEDIHGNAFETTMVERMMVELGGNGPQFLNKALIKSFETHRGTQPYLDDIALLTCRIY, from the coding sequence ATGGCCCGTCTCGATAGGATCATAGAACGATTGGACCTGAAGGAGTTCCAGCTTCGTGCATTATTGGATGTCACCAAGGCGATCAACAACAACACGGGGCGTGAAGACTTATTGAAGCTGTACGAACACTCCTTGCGCGAAGAGCTCGGGATCACACGACTGATGCTATTCGAATTCACGGAAGGTGCATGGAGCCGCATTCTAGCTTATGGAACGGATAGTGGAGATCCGGACATTGATGTCATGGCCTTATTCGGCGAGAACAATGACATCCAAGTGATCGGTACTGAGCACGCGATCAGTTTAGGTTCCTTCGATATCGCAGTACCGGTGCATCATCAGGATAGGCCGCTGGCGTTGTTGCTTATTGGTGATATCGACGAGGAAGAACAGCGGATGAGTCCCGCAGTGAAGCATCTGAACTTCATTCAGACCATGACCAATTTGATCGTGGTGGCCATGGAGAACCAGCGCTTGGCGAAACAGGCCTTGCAACAAGCGCTCGCAAAACGCGAACTGGAACTGGCTGCGGAAATGCAGAACATGCTCGTGCCACGTGATCTACCCAACAACGAGCGCATCAAGGCTGCCGGCTGGTACCAGCCACACAGTGAGGTAGGTGGCGATTACTACGATGTGATCAGCTTGAACGAGGATGAGGTGGTCATTGCGGTTGCGGATGTGAGCGGAAAAGGAATTGCAGCGGCTTTGCTGATGAGCAATTTCCAAGCGAACCTACATGCAAGTGTTCGGCATGGTAATGATCTTACTGCCGTGGTGAACGACCTGAACGATAAGGTCTTCCTTAGTGCTCGCGGTGAGCGGTTCATCACCCTTTTCCTTGGACATATCAATCTACGAGCGCGGCGGATCAGTTACGTGAATGCTGGTCATAATGCGCCTCTGGTCTGCGATGCGGATGGAATTCGCACGTTGCAGGATGGAAGCATTGCGTTGGGCATGATGCCGAAATTGCCTTTCCTGAACGTGGGCGAAGCAGCGTTACCTAAACCGGCGACGATCTTGTGCTATACCGATGGGCTGGTGGAACAGGAGGATATCCACGGCAACGCGTTCGAGACCACTATGGTCGAACGCATGATGGTGGAACTTGGCGGCAATGGTCCTCAATTCCTCAACAAAGCACTGATCAAGTCCTTCGAGACACACCGCGGCACGCAACCGTATCTGGACGATATCGCGTTGCTTACGTGTCGGATCTATTGA
- a CDS encoding O-antigen ligase family protein — protein MVQALKVHWIATVCVLFVLINAAFIAKEIYWFSALPAVLLVIWAMFTSVNNLVLFIAFATPLSINLEEMDLGGLGIALPTEPLLVGLMLLMLLKISVERNVISGKVLRHPITWVIMLQLTWMFICILPSSMPLVSFKYFTARLWFVVTMFFLVTRVFEDERNMQRFIWAYISGLCIVIIYTLTKHAQFSFAHEPAHWVMEPFFKDHTSYGAIIAFFLPFGITALWLPGRSAVWKSLALLMLVLLTAGLIFSYTRAAWVSLVGALGVFIFMKLRIPLWSVAAVLIIGGGVYFANEEQITLALASNTEESSDDLGQHVQSISNISSDASNLERINRWNSALRMFEEKPLFGWGPGTYMFQYAPFQASEDRTIISTNFGVQGNAHSEYLGPLSEQGVLGFLLMAALVLVTLITAVHLHYRMPPGADRAILMALILGLVTYYLHGGLNNFLDTDKASVPFWAFTAMIVLLDLKYPRATKT, from the coding sequence ATGGTACAAGCGCTGAAAGTACATTGGATCGCCACCGTATGCGTGTTGTTCGTTCTGATCAATGCAGCGTTCATAGCGAAGGAGATCTACTGGTTCAGTGCGCTTCCTGCGGTTCTATTGGTGATCTGGGCCATGTTCACTTCGGTGAATAACCTGGTCCTGTTCATCGCTTTCGCAACGCCGCTCTCCATCAATCTGGAAGAGATGGACCTTGGTGGTCTGGGTATTGCGCTGCCCACGGAACCATTGCTGGTAGGGCTTATGCTGCTCATGCTACTGAAGATCTCCGTGGAAAGGAATGTGATCAGTGGCAAGGTCCTCCGGCATCCCATCACTTGGGTGATCATGCTTCAGTTGACATGGATGTTCATCTGTATTCTCCCCAGCAGTATGCCGCTGGTATCGTTCAAGTATTTCACGGCACGCCTATGGTTCGTTGTCACCATGTTCTTTCTGGTCACAAGAGTGTTCGAGGATGAACGGAACATGCAACGTTTCATCTGGGCGTACATCAGCGGTCTTTGTATCGTGATCATCTATACGCTGACGAAGCATGCGCAATTTTCCTTTGCACACGAACCTGCGCATTGGGTGATGGAACCCTTCTTCAAGGACCATACGAGCTACGGTGCCATCATCGCATTCTTCCTGCCATTCGGGATCACCGCACTGTGGCTTCCGGGGCGATCCGCAGTTTGGAAAAGCCTTGCCTTGCTGATGTTAGTGTTGCTAACTGCAGGACTGATATTCTCCTATACACGCGCAGCATGGGTGAGCCTAGTAGGTGCACTCGGTGTTTTCATTTTTATGAAGTTGCGGATCCCACTTTGGTCCGTTGCTGCGGTTCTGATCATTGGTGGTGGAGTCTATTTTGCGAACGAGGAACAGATAACCTTGGCCTTGGCAAGTAACACCGAAGAGTCGTCGGACGATCTTGGCCAGCATGTGCAGTCCATCTCCAATATTTCCAGCGATGCATCGAACCTGGAACGGATCAATCGTTGGAATTCCGCATTACGGATGTTCGAGGAGAAACCGTTGTTCGGCTGGGGACCGGGTACTTACATGTTCCAGTATGCACCGTTCCAAGCTTCGGAGGATCGTACGATCATCTCTACTAATTTCGGGGTACAAGGGAATGCGCACAGTGAGTACTTAGGCCCACTTTCAGAACAAGGGGTGCTTGGGTTCCTGTTGATGGCAGCTCTGGTGCTGGTAACGCTGATCACGGCGGTACACTTGCATTATCGCATGCCGCCGGGTGCTGATCGCGCCATCCTCATGGCCTTGATACTTGGGCTGGTAACCTACTATCTCCACGGCGGGTTGAATAACTTCCTGGATACCGATAAAGCGTCGGTACCGTTCTGGGCATTCACGGCGATGATCGTCCTATTGGATCTGAAGTATCCGAGGGCCACAAAGACCTAA
- the lpxA gene encoding acyl-ACP--UDP-N-acetylglucosamine O-acyltransferase: MTISKLAYIHPDAKLGKNVTVEPFAAVYGDVVIGDGTWIGPNAILMDGARIGKNCRIFPGAVISAIPQDLKFRGEKTTAEIGDGTTVRECVTVNRGTADRERTTVGENSLLMAYVHLAHDCMLGSNVVIANSVNLAGHVTIDDWAILEGNVAVQQFIHIGAHSFVAGASLVRKNVPPYVKAAREPLSYMGVNVVGLRRRGFSDDAVIRIEDIYREIFVRNTNVDRGVQNVEQTMQRSPERGTILDFIRNSPKGIMRGLAE; the protein is encoded by the coding sequence ATGACCATTTCCAAATTAGCGTACATACACCCGGATGCCAAACTAGGCAAGAATGTCACTGTAGAGCCCTTTGCAGCGGTATACGGCGATGTGGTCATTGGTGATGGCACATGGATAGGCCCGAACGCAATTCTGATGGATGGTGCACGTATCGGAAAGAACTGTAGGATATTTCCTGGCGCGGTGATCAGTGCCATACCGCAGGATCTGAAATTCAGAGGCGAAAAGACCACTGCCGAGATCGGTGATGGAACAACGGTTCGTGAATGCGTTACCGTTAACCGGGGAACAGCCGACCGAGAGCGTACTACTGTGGGCGAGAACAGTCTTCTCATGGCCTATGTGCATTTGGCACACGACTGCATGCTTGGCAGCAATGTTGTTATTGCGAACAGTGTAAACCTTGCGGGACACGTTACCATAGACGATTGGGCCATTCTGGAAGGCAATGTCGCGGTGCAACAGTTCATCCACATTGGTGCGCACAGCTTTGTGGCGGGAGCAAGTCTTGTTCGCAAGAACGTACCACCCTACGTGAAGGCGGCACGTGAGCCACTGAGCTACATGGGCGTGAATGTTGTTGGTCTGCGTCGGCGCGGCTTCAGTGATGATGCAGTGATCCGGATCGAGGACATTTACCGGGAGATCTTCGTGCGCAATACGAATGTTGACAGAGGCGTGCAGAACGTGGAACAGACCATGCAACGCAGCCCTGAACGTGGTACCATTCTCGATTTCATCCGCAACAGTCCGAAAGGGATCATGCGTGGATTGGCGGAATAG
- the efp gene encoding elongation factor P — translation MATSSDISIGTYLRFNNDICQMMEWQHRTPGNLRAFYQGRMRNLRTGKLNEHRWRSGEVIDILRVEIHELQYLYREGDNLVCMDQTTYEQKHIPVVLFGDGFRFMKEEMIVQVGFESDIAIFATPPKTVELEVTYTENVVKGDTSNKVMKSATLDGGAEVSVPSFVEIGTVIRVDTETGTYMDRVKK, via the coding sequence ATGGCCACTTCCTCAGACATCAGCATCGGCACCTACCTCCGCTTCAACAATGACATTTGCCAGATGATGGAGTGGCAGCACCGCACACCCGGCAACCTGCGTGCCTTCTACCAAGGTAGGATGCGCAACCTACGCACCGGTAAGCTGAACGAGCATCGCTGGCGCAGTGGTGAGGTGATCGACATCTTGCGAGTAGAGATCCACGAACTGCAATACCTCTACCGTGAAGGAGATAACTTGGTGTGCATGGACCAGACCACCTACGAGCAGAAGCATATCCCCGTAGTGTTGTTCGGCGATGGGTTCCGTTTCATGAAAGAAGAAATGATAGTGCAGGTAGGCTTCGAGAGCGACATTGCCATTTTTGCCACTCCTCCTAAGACCGTTGAATTGGAAGTGACCTACACGGAGAACGTTGTGAAAGGTGACACCAGTAATAAAGTGATGAAGTCCGCAACCTTGGATGGTGGTGCAGAGGTGAGCGTACCCAGTTTCGTGGAGATCGGAACCGTTATTCGTGTAGATACCGAAACCGGTACGTACATGGATCGGGTGAAAAAGTGA
- a CDS encoding DUF2911 domain-containing protein, protein MSKTVKWTVIIAAVLGIGAYVALKFMKVQTKQASPEVEQTYIVGDLTAVLHYSRPSKKGRVIFGSLVPFGKVWRTGANEASTISFNESITFGGTAVPAGTYTLWTTPGADQWSVYLNKKMYGWGIDFDGNAMRDPLEDVAVAKVTPQTLTTPVELFSISVGGTPATLVLEWDLTRIEVPLDQ, encoded by the coding sequence ATGTCGAAAACAGTAAAATGGACAGTGATCATTGCTGCCGTGCTCGGAATTGGGGCCTATGTTGCCCTGAAATTCATGAAGGTGCAGACCAAGCAGGCAAGTCCGGAAGTGGAGCAGACCTATATCGTTGGTGACTTGACCGCAGTTTTGCATTATAGCAGGCCAAGCAAGAAAGGCCGTGTGATCTTCGGATCCTTGGTTCCCTTCGGAAAAGTTTGGCGAACCGGTGCGAACGAAGCGAGTACCATCAGCTTCAATGAATCCATCACCTTTGGTGGAACTGCGGTACCGGCAGGTACCTATACGTTGTGGACCACACCGGGTGCGGACCAATGGAGCGTCTACCTCAATAAAAAAATGTACGGTTGGGGAATTGATTTCGATGGAAATGCCATGCGTGACCCTTTGGAAGACGTTGCCGTGGCTAAGGTTACCCCGCAAACACTGACCACACCGGTTGAACTGTTCTCAATATCGGTCGGAGGTACACCGGCAACATTGGTCCTGGAATGGGATCTGACACGGATCGAGGTGCCATTGGATCAGTAA
- a CDS encoding bifunctional UDP-3-O-[3-hydroxymyristoyl] N-acetylglucosamine deacetylase/3-hydroxyacyl-ACP dehydratase — protein sequence MSDQQHTLKGSATLKGVGLHTGEPVTLSLRPAPIGHGYKFQRTDLDGEPIIDADADLVISTERGTTLGKGDVVVNTTEHVLSALYALGVDNCLIQVSGPEIPIMDGSALPFVNAIETVGLEAQDAPRNWFVLKEPLWFETKEKGTEMLGVPTPGGEFRLTVMVDYNSPVLGTQHASMYRLDEFKEEIAPCRTFVFLRELEHLAKLGLIKGGDLNNAIVLEDREGTTKEQLMELAKTLGREYEEVEIRRNGVLNTTDLKFFNEPARHKLLDIIGDLALVGRPIKGHILAGRPGHFGNTSFAKRLKEKMREEDKNPVSHIDLGAKPLFDINDIQRMLPHRYPFLLVDKVMEMDETTIVGVKNVTMNEPQFTGHFPGNPVMPGVLQLEAMAQVGGIFALSKVPDPEFYTTYFLKTDGIRYRRKVIPGDTIIFHLELITPIRRGIVHMRGKGYIAGVLAVEAEMMAQIVKDKEDPAATAKQATATAQ from the coding sequence ATGAGCGACCAACAGCATACATTGAAAGGCAGTGCCACGCTTAAAGGCGTAGGGTTACATACCGGCGAACCGGTCACTTTGAGTCTTCGTCCTGCGCCCATTGGGCATGGCTACAAGTTCCAGCGGACGGACCTGGATGGTGAGCCCATCATCGATGCCGATGCGGACCTTGTGATCAGTACGGAACGCGGAACGACGCTTGGCAAAGGTGATGTCGTGGTGAACACCACCGAACATGTATTATCCGCACTCTACGCCTTAGGTGTGGACAATTGCCTGATCCAAGTGAGCGGTCCGGAGATCCCGATCATGGATGGCAGTGCCCTGCCTTTCGTTAACGCCATTGAGACAGTTGGATTGGAAGCACAGGACGCCCCACGTAATTGGTTCGTATTGAAAGAACCGCTCTGGTTCGAGACCAAGGAAAAAGGCACCGAAATGCTGGGCGTACCAACACCAGGCGGTGAGTTCCGGTTAACGGTGATGGTGGATTACAACAGTCCGGTCCTTGGAACGCAGCATGCCAGCATGTATCGTTTGGACGAGTTCAAGGAGGAAATTGCACCGTGCCGCACGTTCGTTTTCCTGCGGGAGCTGGAACACCTCGCCAAGCTGGGCTTGATCAAAGGCGGAGACCTCAATAACGCCATCGTATTGGAAGACCGTGAAGGCACCACCAAGGAGCAATTAATGGAATTGGCCAAGACCTTGGGCCGCGAGTACGAGGAAGTGGAGATCCGCCGCAATGGAGTACTGAATACCACGGACCTGAAGTTCTTCAACGAACCGGCACGCCATAAACTGTTGGACATCATTGGTGATCTGGCTTTGGTGGGCCGCCCGATCAAAGGTCATATTCTGGCTGGTCGTCCGGGCCATTTCGGCAACACCAGTTTTGCAAAGCGCCTCAAGGAAAAGATGCGCGAAGAGGACAAGAATCCGGTATCGCATATCGACCTAGGCGCAAAACCCCTCTTTGATATCAACGACATCCAGCGCATGCTGCCTCACCGCTACCCGTTCCTGTTGGTAGATAAGGTGATGGAGATGGATGAGACCACGATAGTAGGTGTGAAGAACGTAACCATGAACGAGCCTCAGTTCACGGGCCACTTCCCCGGAAACCCCGTAATGCCGGGTGTTCTACAACTGGAGGCCATGGCGCAGGTGGGTGGCATATTCGCATTGAGCAAAGTTCCCGATCCGGAATTCTACACCACCTACTTCCTAAAGACCGATGGCATACGGTACAGACGCAAAGTGATCCCGGGCGATACGATCATATTCCACTTGGAGCTTATCACCCCGATACGCCGTGGCATCGTTCACATGCGAGGCAAGGGATACATCGCGGGCGTGCTGGCAGTAGAAGCAGAAATGATGGCCCAGATCGTAAAGGATAAAGAAGATCCAGCGGCTACGGCCAAGCAAGCAACGGCTACTGCGCAATGA
- a CDS encoding HD domain-containing protein, translated as MKILNDPIYGFITVAHAEVLRLIDHPWFQRLRYIKQLGLGHLVYPGALHTRFHHALGAMHLMGEAIHTLRSKGHEITEEEELGATIAILLHDIGHGPFSHALEHSLVDGIGHEDISALVMDRLNEEFGGGLELGLRIFRDQYPKHALHQLVSSQLDVDRIDYLNRDSFYTGVSEGVIGGERILKMLQVKDDKLVVEQKAVYSIEKFIVARRLMYWQVYLHKAVVACEMMLVETLRHAKEMALRGTVLFASPALQQFLTNRHDRASFQKPEVLNDFLKLDDHDIMGAIKVWCDHPDTTLSRLSTDLVQRHNLRIKLQDKPWPAERINDLKRRVSKALQVPLPEADRFVLHGSIINNAYDPSKDRIELLYKDGALVDIAEASDNLGIAAMAKPVEKFYLAWPRWLQEEA; from the coding sequence ATGAAGATCCTGAACGACCCCATCTACGGATTCATCACGGTAGCGCACGCGGAGGTGTTGCGGTTGATCGATCATCCTTGGTTCCAGCGGCTGCGCTACATCAAGCAATTAGGGTTAGGGCATCTCGTGTATCCTGGAGCGTTGCATACGCGCTTTCACCATGCGTTGGGCGCAATGCATCTCATGGGCGAAGCGATCCACACGCTCCGCAGCAAAGGACATGAGATCACGGAAGAAGAAGAACTAGGAGCCACCATCGCCATACTCTTGCATGACATTGGGCACGGGCCATTCAGCCATGCGTTGGAACATAGCCTCGTTGATGGGATAGGACATGAGGACATCAGTGCCTTGGTCATGGATCGCCTGAACGAAGAATTCGGTGGAGGGTTGGAACTTGGACTTCGGATATTCAGGGATCAATATCCGAAGCATGCATTGCATCAATTAGTGAGCAGCCAGCTCGATGTGGACCGCATCGATTACCTGAACAGGGATAGCTTTTACACGGGCGTTAGCGAAGGTGTGATAGGCGGCGAACGCATTCTGAAGATGTTACAGGTCAAGGACGATAAACTTGTAGTGGAGCAGAAGGCGGTTTACAGCATTGAAAAGTTCATCGTTGCCAGGCGATTGATGTATTGGCAGGTTTACTTGCACAAAGCGGTAGTGGCGTGTGAGATGATGCTGGTGGAAACACTTCGGCATGCCAAGGAGATGGCTTTGCGCGGAACCGTACTCTTCGCTTCTCCTGCCTTGCAACAATTCCTTACGAACAGGCACGATCGCGCATCGTTCCAGAAACCGGAGGTGTTGAATGACTTCCTGAAACTGGACGATCATGACATCATGGGTGCGATAAAGGTCTGGTGCGATCATCCGGACACCACACTATCGCGCCTTTCCACGGATCTTGTGCAACGCCATAACCTCCGCATCAAATTGCAGGATAAGCCATGGCCTGCCGAGCGGATCAATGATCTGAAGCGACGTGTTTCCAAGGCACTTCAAGTACCGCTACCCGAAGCGGACCGGTTCGTACTGCACGGCAGTATCATCAACAATGCCTATGATCCTAGCAAGGACCGCATTGAGCTTCTGTACAAGGACGGCGCCTTGGTCGACATTGCTGAAGCCAGTGATAACCTCGGCATAGCCGCCATGGCGAAACCTGTGGAAAAATTCTACTTGGCCTGGCCGCGGTGGTTACAAGAGGAAGCCTAA